In the Lepidochelys kempii isolate rLepKem1 chromosome 3, rLepKem1.hap2, whole genome shotgun sequence genome, one interval contains:
- the LOC140908310 gene encoding uncharacterized protein, translating into MQSSSAQVTMMESQNRKRAPAWTEREVRDLIAVWGEESVLSELRSSFRNAKTFVKISQGMKDRGHNRDPKQCRVKLKELRQAYQKTREANSRSGSEPQTCRFYDELHAILGGSATTTPAVLFDSFNGDGGNTEAGFGDEEDEEEEEVVDGSQQASGETGFPDSQELFLTLDLEPVPPEPTQGCLLDPAGGEGTSAGCVSMITGSSPSQRLVKLRKKKKRTRDEMFSELMLSSHTDRAQTNAWRQIMSECRKAQNDREERWRAEESKWRAEDRAEAQMSRQRDERRQDSMLRLLQDQTRMLQCMVELQQRQLEHRLPLLPLCNQPPSSPSSIASTPRRPRTRWGGLRPTSDSTTEDCPKKRRLSFNKF; encoded by the exons atgcagagctcatcagcacaggtgaccatgatggagtcccagaatcgcaaaagagctccagcatggaccgaacgggaggtacgggatctgatcgctgtttggggagaggaatccgtgctatcagaactccgttccagttttcgaaatgccaaaacctttgtgaaaatctcccagggcatgaaggacagaggccataacagggacccgaagcagtgccgcgtgaaactgaaggagctgaggcaagcctaccagaaaaccagagaggcgaacagccgctccgggtcagagccccaaacatgccgcttctatgatgagctgcatgccattttagggggttcagccaccactaccccagccgtgttgtttgactccttcaatggagatggaggcaatacggaagcaggttttggggacgaagaagatgaggaggaggaggaggttgtagatggctcacagcaagcaagcggagaaaccggttttcccgacagccaggaactgtttctcaccctagacctggagccagtaccccccgaacccacccaaggctgcctcctggacccagcaggcggagaagggacctctg ctggatgtgtttcaatgatcacaggatcttctccttcccagaggctagtgaagcttagaaagaaaaaaaaacgcactcgagatgaaatgttctctgagctaatgctgtcctcccacactgacagagcacagacgaatgcgtggaggcaaataatgtcagagtgcaggaaagcacaaaatgaccgggaggagaggtggagagctgaagagagtaagtggcgggcagaagacagggctgaagctcaaatgtcgcggcagcgtgatgagagaaggcaggattcaatgctgaggctgctgcaggaccaaaccagaatgctccagtgtatggttgagctgcagcaaaggcagctggagcacagactgccactgctgcccctctgtaaccaaccgccctcctccccaagttccatagcctccacacccagacgcccaagaacgcggtgggggggcctccggccaaccagcgactccacaacagaggattgcccaaaaaaaagaaggctgtcattcaataaattttaa